GAAAGAGGTGtgagttaaagttttttttttttaagtgggaAACATCTATGACAAAAAATCACTTCATTACAATCAATGCCCTTCAGGTGTCCCCTTAAGGTACATTCACTCACCTAACCTACTCCTAGATATGTCAACAGTTTTTAGAATCAACAGTACCTGATGAGATGAAATAAACTTCAATAGGCACAAGGTCACATTGGAATTTTTTATGTCATCTTAAATGGGCAGAaggccaattttttttaaggaaacatACCGTATGTTTTTTTGACACAGTTCTTATTTAATGTTTCTAtagcagaattttttcttatgaaCAAATATATAAAGTGTAGAGAAGAATTTAAAGTGTAGAGATCTGAGGTAGATTATAATCGTAGATTTCTCTTCTACTATcataaaaacgttaaaaaacCTACTAATAAGCTTGACCAAATGCATGTTAGTATTCAATTTAGTTTTGTGTTGAAATTTTATATGCTtgatattttgttaattttcaattaGTTTAGTATCAAAACATAATATAAACACTTAgaattataatattattaataaataattatttcactACAGCTTACCGCTATCAATAATGGTTAGTACAACATTGACAACAACAGTTTCACAGCAAACAACGGCAAGTGGCTCCAATCAAACTGTGCATCATTTGCGCCCCCATAGTTCCCTACACTATTCAACCACACTCCAGTCATCAGCGATACGTGGTAGTTATTATTTGAATAGTGATTCAAGTTATAACAGTGGTGGTTCCGAGTCCAAGGACACATCATCATCAAACCTATACAACGGCCACTTTACAAACACTGTTCGCACTCAGCATTCGTCGAGCAACGTCATACCAATACCAACATCATCAACAACTTCATCAGCAATCCGCCCTAGGCCTGACATTCTTCTAAACAGTCCGACATCATCATGCACAAGTTCCAATGTACTACGAAATGAAGTAAATCTCTTAGAATCGACATCTCCACCCTTAAGTGATCAAATTTCAATATTGTTCCCCAAGTGTCGGCCAAAAAGCGATGCTAATACGAATCCTGCCACAAGCACTACACAACAAAATTCAAGCAGCAACAATTTTGCACAATCACCGCCGGCTGCATCGGGCTCCTCGTATTCTTCAGAATCAGTGTCCTCAGCTAGAATATCAACAAATCCATTCCTTTGCCTTCCAAGTCCCAGTGGAAACGAAACTAAACGAAATAAATTCGAGATAACTTCCCATAAGGACCAAGAAGTCGTAGATATGCCACGCAAGTCCTCGGGTTATAACCAACCCTCGtcacaccaacaacaacaacaacaacaacaacaaccataCCAGCAACAGCAttatcatcaacaacaacagcaacagcaacCAAATCAGAGCACTACTCACCGAACCATGAAGAGCTCGGGAAATCAAAACCCATTCATTAATCACAACTATTGGGACACACGTCATAATACAACTCCAGCGGGTACCGTCCTTAATTCGCCGGAACTTACTTCGGAGAACACTTCCCGCCGTCATGGTCACAATTACCTGCAAAAGCCACAACACATTAGGCTGGGAAGAAGTCCTGTCAGCCATCAGAATCCAAGTCATGATTATTACAATGCGGCGGAGGTAAATGAAAGGGCTGAACATCATGAGGCGCAAAATCGTGGTGATAATGAAACTTATAATAGAGCTGCGTCAATTGCGGCTAGCAATGGTGGAAATGGCAGCGGAGTTGTGGTTTTTGATGATATTTCTGACAGTTGGCAGAGTAAGCATAAGCATCACATATTAATATttcttatggcgttttcgattggcagtccggaagcgtccggaatcattctgaaagcgttttattcgtacaaaactgacagttttgtgtgaataaaattttttcagaatgattccggacgcttccggactgccaatcgaaaacgccattattaaattgataattgtttttctttttcttttgttctacatacatttttggtttgattTTGCTGCAAACTGTAAGCAAATGTTTTTGGTAGAATTTTTGGACCAAATCAAAATTAAGTCTAAGTATGAAAATCTTGGTATTTCTTTCAAGAGCCTGTCTTGGATTTGGGaatttatgaacaaaatttattattaaattaagcaaaaatgttagaaaattagTCCATTGCAATTTAGTTTATGATTCCATATCAAATTCCCTTGGCGAAACTTTCTAACTAATCTAATCCAACCGTGAATTGCATTTGAATTATTACGAGTAAGTTGTCAAAGTTGGAAACCAAACATTAATTGGaaactcttaattttttttttgttagacatatcaatttttaaatattactaaaaaatgtttgcaagtTGTTTCCAAAAAGCTAATATACAACATGACAGCTGCCTTTGGTTCTATGGCAGAAAGTGCCATGACCACTGTGGTCTCTGAggatttaaatgattttatggACCGAATTTTCTTTCgctttcttaaaataaaatatatacctaaacaaataaaaatgaaaaaaatcatcaattttgCTATCATAACATATTTATCCTATTCTCAAGATTCCTTTCAAAAGCCCAAcggtattaaatatttttaaaacttatttctttTACTCTAAAGGTAGACCTTGAGTGTTATAGAAGAAACggaacatttttttgattttttatttaggaatgatagattaaccaaaaaatatttttttggtttttgcaaTGTTAGAACCCTTTATAACACTATTTTCATAACACACACATATCTTCTTGCATGATGAAATTGTATATTATTTTCTATCGCTTTGTTGCCAATTTCTTCTTCGTTCCGTTGAGGAATGTAATGGGAAATCGATACCTACAATGCATTGTTTTGACGGATTGTTTTTGACAGTTAACAAATAGATGACCTCCAGACTTATTGAAGctctaattacactggtctacttttttaaaggatttttctgtgctgattccgaatccgaagtcaaaattggcctagcacgtcacgtttgtAGGATATTCTCGTTAGAAAAAAAACCCCATTTtctttgctgttttcgaagcaatattttggtgtaatgtaaaatttttcaactaaacttgtcacggtttataaaaaaaattgttttttctctttcaaattcagtttgaATCTCCTGtatgtatattccttttcttattcgagATATCTTATTTGAGGAAGTTAAGAAGTTTTGGCATATCCTAGCATAAAGAAAcggatcattaaaaattcatatttatttctcccaagaacaaaagtatacttctctaatagattttaatatgctgattttgaatccgaattcaaaaaatttcgatcagctccggtttttgagataaagtagtttttttttagattttctaaccaaaaacttgattttgtgattctcTAACGCGtttatctcaaaatcctgacgtgctagattctttttgacttcggattcgaactcagcacatcaaaaccCGTAAGAAATGTACACttataaattttaagatttagaaGGAAGTGTTTTGAATGGTTTATCAcagataagatatttctaaatagaaaaaaagtacatatatgAAATTACAAAGCacgtataaattttgttttaatgtattttattatagtttacTTTACATATGTgactttttatatgtatataacgGGCgctgatattttacattttccttaattaaggtgtttctGTTCATCTGGAATTTACTAAAAAACTGcaggtttttaatatttttgctgtttttgtcaattagtatctaaaaatgtgtgtaaactttaattaataaatacaaatttggtgtcatatgatagatcatgttatgagaaataagtcctccaaatttgagcccaatactcatatttttcaaaaatcaaaaaaaaaaaaaaaaaaaaaaaaaatggaaggtAGGTACTTCTTTAaattttctgaaaccagatttagattcaggaaagtctggggtcgaactacgacatacgttcgttaacgttttgactattgctctttttatttaatcagaagaaaatgatagagacataaagcgttaacgaacgtatgccgtagttcgacccctgatctttcataatttcaaattatttgaaggagaaaaaaaataaattttacagaccagtgtaattacctaaagtgaaaaaaagcaacaacaaaaaaaatcggaagaaaataaaacaaaaaatatttgaaacttCGATTTGAGACTATTGAGgctatttgaagaaaaaaactagaaaatttttgtgttttgtcaCTACACAATCATTTttcactgagatacagcctataaataaattgcacgactggggtcgcacgtacttgctcttatgcttaaagtaactataatgttaaagctttttattcaagaaatttaaaattcgatattttgaagaaatttcataagtacactgaaccaaatccttacgtaaatacaacgaaaaaattcgttgagccaacgaaaatttaattaattttcagccgatgaaaaatttaattggctcaacgaaatggctttcatacgttaatgaagaacttcatcaatcaacgaaaactgtagtattttaatgaaatttttcataaaaatttttgatcgagagttaatgaatttttacatcactttacgaaatttttcatcgattaacgtaaaatttaattaaccacggtgatatttttcgttagtcaatgtattttttgattaatttatggaagaactttcgttagctaacgaattttttcgtaaatttaatgaacatttttattaaattacgaaaaaaaatttgttagctaacgaaacttaattgtatttttttattggacttgttaaattattaatttaatatagtccaaaccaaaaattggcgtttcgacccggtggagctcacttaagtcaactgatgagtccgacttatcgtgagacacctagtcaatacgcaaatattttttatattcagctcagcttacatagatttttaaacaaaaacctaatgtgaactatataaagcaagattcaatttttaatcattaaaacagaaatgcacccaagtctacgttttttttttgtaaggaaacgatttttttcgttaactgatgtattttttcataagccaatgtaatatttcattagtctatgaagaattttcataagcttatgaagattttcgttagttaatgttgaatttcataagttaatgaattttttcgttacttaattaaaactttaataaagtaaggaaaaaattctcatttttattctttaaaatgagtatgaaattgttcgttaattgatgaatcttttcattgaattggattttttggcactaaaaagggagaaaaagtgtattaaacgttttcattaattgatgaaggttttcatatttcgaaaaattacatattttcgttgagccaacgaaagtttcgttgggccaacgaaaatgtagcgtatgaaacgattttcgtaattttacgaaatttattattttcagtgtagtataaaaaaattaaatctgtttttataattaataaaactccgttttaaaatatcttaaaaaaaaaaacaaatatgccattttatttctcgtataaaaaggtatttttagaaaaaaaattttgaaaattgtaggagccgttttttaaaaaaataattttttttatataaaatttttttaacatttttcaaaaaaaaagttggtgtgccatttcgaagaaataattaatttacacataaaaactaaatttcaaaatttttcattgatccgttttcaaaaaattgatttttcaaaaaaaaaatttgaaatattttttaaaaaaccaaaaatgcgttttttgaaaattttctaaaattttaatattatctttacttacacacttttgtataaaaattttcatttaaatcgggttaattttgtacgagatattcagaaacgaaaaaaaccgttctatgacaggtaccgttaataacggtacaaaaaatattttttttatttaaaaagttggcccttatgtgtagtattacacacaaaaattttaatcaaaattgttagagccgtttttgaaaaaaattaacttttctatttccgttatatggcaggtaccgttagttttggtcataaaaaaaaaatttcaatttcccctctagggaatcaccaaaaactgctaactaccaagtttgaagaaaatcacttcactcgtttaggctgcagttccagatagagacagacggacagacagacagacagacagacagacagacagacagacagacagaattgccggacccacttttttggcattctccatcatcgtaatgtcatgtaaaattgttatctcgagttcgattttttttacgaatcctaaacttgccctatagtacctatatcgcaagtaaaaatcactAAGAAAATCACGAATTTCGTTTGTTCCTAGTGTAATTAAAAGATTCATTCTtctaaaaacaacaataatgcTGTAATTGtccaataacactggtcaacaaaattaaactttttttttgttacagaaaccaaggtatacttttctataggattttggtgtgctgagctcaaatccgaagtcaaaaaaattctaccacatcacgtttttgagataatcccgttagaaaatcgaaaatgccgctttttaccagttttcgagattatttcttagcttttggttatttgttttaaataaatttgtaacggtttctaatagaactaaatattgtctttctaaatccgtttaaatcttttaaaaatctcttatcttctttgagaaatctgaaattgaaatcaacgtgtttggtatatctcatatttatttgcttttaatagtaaatctcgaaatgttctttgccaatcgctttcaaattttgacacaacgtttcatttacattccagtaagttcttatcttgtttttaacaagaaaaaaaattatatttttctcgctagtaattatttagtataagtatctgacacggtcacactttgatgtatctcactgcgattcaccaccttcgcaaatataagaacttgcaagattctaaatggaacgttgtgtcaaaatttgaaagcgattgacaaagaacttttcgagattcgctattaaaattaaataaacatgagatataccaaacacgttgatttcaatttcagatttctcaaagaagataagagatttttaaaagatttaaacggatttagaaagacaagatttagttctattagaaaccgttacaaatttatttaaaacaaataaccaaaagctaagaaataatctcgaaaactggtaaaaagcggcattttcgattttctaacgggattatctcaaaaacgtgatgtggtagaattgttctgactacggattcgagctcagcacccaaaaaacctatatagaaaagtatatcttggtgtctgtaacaaaaaccttgttgaccagtgtaattaaaaaaatcatgaaaaaaatcgttgattttaagttgttttttctctcagtgtaccagcttaaaaatatttctctttCTCGAAATGCCAATGCAATATAAACTAAAAGTTTGCAGACTTTCTTCCCTACAATGGGTAATGTTTTAAGACAAGGTTCGTTTAAAAAAAGCGCTCAAGATGTAATCCGCGGTCTTCAAAAAACAGAGATTccattttaaaatacttttggTTAAAAATGGACATTTGTAGTCCAAAATTAAGAGATATTCAATACTCTTgatccaatatttttttttataaaaagtttaagtttGACAGAACTATTTAAAGgaaattggccaaaaaaacataaatatttcgCTCGAAAGCGAAGTGAAAACGGTAAAATTGActcataagtttttcgactgAGAATTATCTCAGTAGTATCCCATGGTTTTCATCTGTGGTTGTGAACATGACCATATGGGACATTCTGTGTAAGAATCCTCGAAGATTAGATACTCTTACGTagaaaaatctaaacaaatacAGCATACCTACGGAAAATtgtgttacaatttttttttatttctttcaatatttattgaaatacaatttttcctttcattaccaaatatttttttgttttggtaggTATTAACAATATCTTTAATCCTTTATTTTAGATCTTCGAGTCACAACTGGCTCCCCACCAGCTTCGGCAGCACCATTAGTTGAATCAACAATTGATAGCGCAAATCATGAATTGAGCAAAAGTGAAAATGAAGCTTATAAgaattataagaaatatttagacaaaaattatgcGATAAATATTGAGATGCGAAATGGTATTATTGGTAAGATatcaatatttaacaaaaaccatacatattatatattttttttaattttaaagaatacGAAGGATCTCCTCGTCGATTTGGTCAAGGAATACCAGAAGATGAAGAAGTTCAATcgcaaaatttcaagtttaacGCAATAACATCTTCGCCACAAAAAATGCATCCAATTCGCCCAGGTTTTCCTCAGGTAGGTTTGTAGGCTTTTCTCATAGTTCGTTCGTCTTCGAAAAGGACATCATAGTTTGTGAACTTTGTTTTTATCCTCATGGAAATTTATTTGTCTTGTTTCCTTATAGCGCATTGTATCCACACCTCAGGATTCTCCTCCTCCATTGTTGAACTTGAAAATGTCACCCGTCAACAATACCGAAGACACAAGCAATGACGTCTCCGAAATAGGAACTTTATCCGATATGACAGTGTCTGAGGTGATATCTGAAGCGATGATGGCAGCCACCTCAACAACAGCTGGCCTTTGTTCCCCGGGAACAACGGCAAAAGAGGACACACTAGTATCAACGTCGGCGGCGGCGGCAAAGTCGTCAACCTTTGACTATCTATACGAGTTCTCCGAGACAAGAAAAGTCCTCGAGGAGTTCTTTGAGTGCCCTTCGACCGATGACAAACCAATTGAGAATGGAAGCGACGTTGACAGTATTGTAAGGTTCAcctctttgtttaaaaaaaaaatagataaaaaaaaaatacaatacaacaTCTACCTTTTAGGGATGAAAagtattttcctctttttttcctatattgttatttaattcaattttcttttttcatcaaAAGGACATTCAGTATGAATTCCACAGTAATGTTAATAGAGAGGACGACGATGATATTGCGTTGCCACCTCAGTTGGATCATATTTTTTCTGTGCAATCGGGTCACATGAATAACAAAAGTCCATCCATGGATGAAAATTATCGTCCAGTTGACGATGATGTTGAGGGaaatgatgacgacgatgatgacgatgattcGGAAAGCCCACAACCAGTGCCAGTTGTTGTTGCAAATAGCTGTTCACCAGTTAAGCCACAACAAAATCAACATCATGTGGTTAAGCAACAACAAAGCAATTTCTACAACACTAACGGagttggtggtggtggtggtggtatcCTGGACAATCGTCGGACGTTGACAAGGGACAATGATAAATTGGTGCAATATCGGCGGGATATAGATTTCTTTTTGGAGTCAGCTAGTCGCAGCAGTGGTGACCAAATGGATAGTCAGGATGGTATTAATCATAATCCAGTGCAACCCAGAAGTTATCGATGTTCTCCAGAAACAACAGATTATGATTCGAATTGTGGTGATTTGGACAGTGAGTgcatttatggtttttttttgtttttcttcttcaaaaaactttttatttttataaatggtTTGGTGGTTGTTACTTAGGATAAAGTAGTGACAAAGAGATAAATGTAGGGTGCGAGAGAAAAAAAGTACAGATAAAAAGAATGAAGTTTGAGAagattttaatagtttttctgtTGAGAACTTTATTAGGATCAAATCGTTCAACCTTTGACCTATAATAAAGTTTTCTTCGCCACAGAACTAAGAGCTTTATAGAATGTAGACAATAGTGTACAAATCAATTAGTGGTCATGTTGTTAGAAATCTTCATCAGAGCATTACTTTATAGAAAAAAAGGACCAAAGTTTTCGTGTTGCTCGTTAAGAGCTTGgagtataaatattttaatattatgtgaaaactttttacaAGGTCTGATtccaaaacaaatgtttttaagTTAAGGTGATGCATTTTGctaacaatttttagaaaactggaagaaaaaaaaaaaaaaaaaaacaacaagaattATAAAGGTAAGCAAGTCTTGTACCGAAATTATTCTTCTTTAGAATCAAAAGTGAGACTAACCTAACAAGTTTACATATCTTCCTTATGAATTTATGATCATCTATGAATGTTAGTGTGTTATTTATTTTGAACACTCTACACACGAAGCTTTCCAAACGATATCCTGAGCCAGTAAAAATAACCGTCAATGTCACTGTTTTCATGACATGACAAAACAACATGTTCAAAAATTGGAACAAAGTCACCTCATGACGGAAAAAATTCACCACTGACTTGTACtaatgtactaaaaaaaacagtagtgacaaaattaattaatttcgacgaa
This DNA window, taken from Episyrphus balteatus chromosome 2, idEpiBalt1.1, whole genome shotgun sequence, encodes the following:
- the LOC129909033 gene encoding uncharacterized protein LOC129909033 isoform X5 — encoded protein: MVSTTLTTTVSQQTTASGSNQTVHHLRPHSSLHYSTTLQSSAIRGSYYLNSDSSYNSGGSESKDTSSSNLYNGHFTNTVRTQHSSSNVIPIPTSSTTSSAIRPRPDILLNSPTSSCTSSNVLRNEVNLLESTSPPLSDQISILFPKCRPKSDANTNPATSTTQQNSSSNNFAQSPPAASGSSYSSESVSSARISTNPFLCLPSPSGNETKRNKFEITSHKDQEVVDMPRKSSGYNQPSSHQQQQQQQQQPYQQQHYHQQQQQQQPNQSTTHRTMKSSGNQNPFINHNYWDTRHNTTPAGTVLNSPELTSENTSRRHGHNYLQKPQHIRLGRSPVSHQNPSHDYYNAAEVNERAEHHEAQNRGDNETYNRAASIAASNGGNGSGVVVFDDISDSWQNLRVTTGSPPASAAPLVESTIDSANHELSKSENEAYKNYKKYLDKNYAINIEMRNGIIEYEGSPRRFGQGIPEDEEVQSQNFKFNAITSSPQKMHPIRPGFPQRIVSTPQDSPPPLLNLKMSPVNNTEDTSNDVSEIGTLSDMTVSEVISEAMMAATSTTAGLCSPGTTAKEDTLVSTSAAAAKSSTFDYLYEFSETRKVLEEFFECPSTDDKPIENGSDVDSIDIQYEFHSNVNREDDDDIALPPQLDHIFSVQSGHMNNKSPSMDENYRPVDDDVEGNDDDDDDDDSESPQPVPVVVANSCSPVKPQQNQHHVVKQQQSNFYNTNGVGGGGGGILDNRRTLTRDNDKLVQYRRDIDFFLESASRSSGDQMDSQDGINHNPVQPRSYRCSPETTDYDSNCGDLDSLSGEFNGVSTYCNYPKCYTTSMPVLEDGLSSGHTSDTENNNRPVQMGGISMLMDPKRNQDNSNHVKSNRASPNVDAFTTINESPVNGQLDNSGRDSVRSKRDQEILGQSPSSSNSKVFQNIDPDLDSLYSISVFHRGADMVHVTPPPPAPAPHRKPTVVSSDMFQKNQIDFKEQIPTTLTGGGASSNLLNRTKSLKSLEKPFACNQPPSIPERLSNASPSSSSPVWVPRYLETSVGKSLLDTSDRQQGKNLSGDEDDVDTDLETDRLLGHQRLDDQGFYDDTKSSSWDRKPISLLATSLSKFSPKVQQQNSKNSNGSLSLRQGFNSLLTSTPEIPPPIPPKTSTTSLLHNAGGGSMSSLDHSDKSPEKTPEAREECAVVTIGSPSADSGSDGSGNGSQKKDTQNSVTGEKKVKKSKNQEGGAVLIEGVLFRARYLGSTQLVCEGQPTKSTRMMQAEEAVSRIKAPDGDVQPSTEVDLFISTEKIMVLNTDLKEIMMDHALRTISYIADIGDLVVLMARRRFVSQDIDDGPKLNRTPKMICHVFESDEAQFIAQSIGQAFQVAYMEFLKANGIEDHSFVKEMDYQEVLNSQEIFGDELEIFAKKELQKEVVVPKAKGEILGVVIVESGWGSMLPTVVIANLMSSGAAARCGQLNIGDQLIAINGLSLVGLPLSTCQTYIKNTKNQTVVKFTVVPCAPVVEVKIKRPNTKYQLGFSVQNGVICSLLRGGIAERGGVRVGHRIIEINNQSVVAVPHEKIVNLLATSVGEILMKTMPTSMFRLLTGQENPIYI